A genomic window from Cricetulus griseus strain 17A/GY chromosome 4, alternate assembly CriGri-PICRH-1.0, whole genome shotgun sequence includes:
- the Upk1b gene encoding uroplakin-1b yields MAKDDSTVRCFQGLLIFGHVIVGMCGIALTAECIFFVSDQHSLYPLLEATNNDDIYGAAWIGMFVGICLFCLSVLAIVGILKSNRKILLAYFIMMFIVYGFEVASCITAATQRDFFTANLFLKQMLVRYQNNSPPTNDDEWKNNGVTKTWDRLMLQEHCCGVNGPSDWQKYTSAFRVENNDADYPWPRQCCVMNKLKEPLNLDACKLGVPGYYHNQGCYELISAPMDRHAWGVAWFGFAILCWTFWVLLGTMFYWSRIEY; encoded by the exons ATGGCCAAAGATGATTCCACTGTCCGTTGCTTCCAAGGCCTGCTGATTTTTGGACACGTGATTGTTGGT ATGTGTGGCATCGCCCTGACTGCAGAGTGCATCTTCTTTGTATCCGACCAACACAGTCTCTACCCGCTGCTTGAAGCCACCAACAACGATGATATCTATGGAGCAGCTTGGATAGGCATGTTCGTGGGTATCTGCCTCTTCTGCCTGTCTGTTCTGGCCATAGTGGGAATTTTGAAGTCCAACAGGAAAATCCTCTTGGCG TACTTCATTATGATGTTTATAGTGTATGGTTTTGAAGTGGCATCTTGTATCACAGCAGCGACACAACGAGACTTT TTCACAGCCAACCTCTTCCTGAAGCAGATGCTGGTGAGGTATCAAAACAACAGTCCCCCAACCAATGATGACGAATGGAAAAACAATGGTGTTACCAAGACCTGGGATAGGCTCATGCTCCAG GAACACTGCTGTGGTGTAAATGGCCCATCAGACTGGCAGAAATACACCTCTGCCTTCCGGGTGGAGAATAACGATGCTGACTATCCCTGGCCTCGGCAGTGCTGTGTCATGAACAAGCTTAAAGAGCCTCTCAACCTGGATGCTTGCAAACTCGGAGTGCCTGGTTATTACCACAATCAG GGCTGCTATGAACTGATCTCGGCGCCAATGGATCGGCATGCCTGGGGAGTTGCCTGGTTTGGATTTGCCATCCTCTGCTGGACT TTTTGGGTTCTCTTGGGTACCATGTTCTACTGGAGCAGAATTGAATATTAA